A portion of the Flavobacterium limnophilum genome contains these proteins:
- a CDS encoding tyrosine-type recombinase/integrase: MLSRFERTVSVLGRSASTFNNYSRHLASISLYFGKIPTELDPEQVQDYLFYLQKKSKTPSQTYFKHCVYGLRFLLKSEGIPYEYLRLPSIKHEKKLPVVLSKEEVWAMLKNAKLLKHRILIGLLYGCGLRCMEARSVRLQDLDFDRKQLKVVQGKGKKDRYVPLSEHLIRGLKKYIEAEKPQDYLFNGQPIERAGGDFDNRYSQRGVQWAVKQVAKAAGVKKEVHTHTLRHSYATHLLEDGMDIMTLKDLLGHQNIETTLEYLHIAQLESQRIFSPLDTLFEKCSRK; encoded by the coding sequence TTGTTGTCACGTTTTGAGCGGACGGTCTCGGTCTTGGGACGAAGTGCAAGCACTTTCAACAATTATTCCCGCCACTTGGCTTCGATTTCGCTGTATTTTGGCAAAATCCCCACGGAGTTGGATCCCGAACAAGTTCAGGACTACTTGTTTTACCTGCAAAAAAAGTCCAAAACCCCATCGCAAACCTACTTCAAACACTGCGTTTATGGGCTTCGATTTCTGCTGAAATCGGAAGGGATTCCGTATGAATACCTCCGATTGCCGTCTATAAAGCACGAGAAAAAACTGCCCGTTGTTTTGAGCAAAGAAGAAGTCTGGGCGATGCTCAAAAATGCCAAACTGCTCAAACACCGAATCCTTATTGGCTTGCTTTATGGCTGTGGACTTCGCTGTATGGAAGCCAGAAGTGTTCGATTGCAGGACTTGGATTTCGACCGAAAACAGCTCAAAGTCGTTCAGGGAAAAGGCAAAAAAGACCGTTATGTTCCGCTATCGGAACACTTGATTCGGGGTTTGAAAAAGTACATCGAAGCCGAAAAACCCCAAGATTATCTTTTCAACGGTCAGCCTATCGAAAGAGCAGGTGGAGATTTTGACAATCGGTACAGTCAGCGAGGTGTGCAATGGGCGGTGAAGCAAGTGGCTAAGGCAGCGGGAGTGAAAAAGGAAGTTCACACCCACACGCTTCGGCACTCTTATGCCACGCATTTACTCGAAGACGGGATGGATATTATGACCCTCAAAGACCTTTTGGGACACCAAAATATCGAAACCACGCTGGAATATTTACACATTGCCCAACTCGAGAGTCAGCGCATCTTTAGTCCACTCGACACGCTTTTCGAGAAATGCAGCCGGAAGTAG
- a CDS encoding IS91 family transposase encodes MQPEVACTEHFDDAQYKLRRSEVADVLRKVGSKIESYGLNTWQLRTLSAIKKCRTAELGGHIDGCDQCGNLTISYNSCRNRHCPKCQGNKREDWIEARSTELLPVPYFHVVFTLPEAINSLAIHQPKIVYDTLFEATWETLQTFGKAKEMQMGMIAVLHTWGQQLSLHPHLHCIVPGGGIDKNGQWKNSRTDGKFLFPVKALSKVFRAKYCQKLKAKNPIGYEQIRQELWRKPWVVFAKKPFGSPNSVVEYLGRYTHKIAISNHRIKSIDNENLTFDYKDYRVAGVKKQMTLSHQEFIRRFALHILPKRFVKIRHYGFLSSTWKREKLKLLQEKLQVKVLEKVEKKPFLPKCPCCKTGNLHRIAVFDQRGPPAWYLGGGQNTIPCKS; translated from the coding sequence ATGCAGCCGGAAGTAGCCTGCACTGAGCATTTCGACGACGCTCAATATAAACTTCGTCGAAGTGAAGTAGCCGATGTACTGCGAAAAGTGGGTTCAAAAATCGAGAGTTATGGACTCAATACTTGGCAATTGCGCACGCTATCGGCCATCAAAAAATGTCGAACGGCAGAATTGGGAGGTCATATCGATGGGTGTGATCAGTGTGGAAATCTGACCATCAGTTACAACTCCTGCAGGAACCGACATTGTCCGAAATGTCAGGGCAATAAGCGAGAGGATTGGATCGAAGCCCGAAGCACGGAACTCTTGCCGGTGCCTTATTTTCACGTGGTTTTCACCTTGCCCGAAGCGATTAATTCTTTGGCAATTCACCAGCCCAAAATCGTGTATGACACCCTGTTTGAAGCGACTTGGGAAACGCTTCAAACTTTTGGCAAAGCCAAGGAAATGCAAATGGGAATGATTGCCGTTTTGCACACTTGGGGACAACAATTGAGTTTGCATCCGCACCTGCATTGCATTGTGCCTGGTGGAGGAATCGATAAAAACGGACAATGGAAAAACAGTAGAACGGACGGCAAATTTCTGTTCCCCGTAAAAGCTTTGTCGAAGGTTTTCAGGGCTAAATATTGCCAAAAGCTCAAAGCAAAAAATCCGATTGGTTACGAGCAAATCCGGCAAGAGTTGTGGAGAAAACCGTGGGTAGTTTTTGCCAAAAAGCCATTTGGAAGTCCAAACTCTGTGGTGGAATATTTGGGGAGATACACCCATAAAATAGCCATTAGCAACCATCGAATCAAAAGTATAGACAACGAAAATCTGACTTTTGATTACAAGGATTATCGAGTGGCGGGCGTCAAAAAGCAAATGACGCTCTCACATCAGGAGTTTATCCGGAGGTTTGCGTTGCATATTTTGCCCAAACGGTTTGTCAAGATTCGTCATTATGGGTTTTTGAGCAGCACTTGGAAGCGGGAGAAGCTGAAACTTTTGCAGGAGAAACTCCAAGTAAAAGTCTTGGAAAAAGTAGAAAAGAAACCCTTCTTGCCCAAATGTCCGTGTTGCAAAACGGGCAATTTGCACCGAATAGCAGTTTTTGACCAGCGTGGTCCGCCTGCTTGGTATCTTGGCGGTGGCCAAAACACCATTCCCTGTAAAAGCTGA
- a CDS encoding tyrosine-type recombinase/integrase produces MNWEAKIITHRGSKRIAVYFEKNAEWIARIKQLEGSRWSQTLGVWHLPDTEENRIRFKINSNEGKSALSQIQENNQLVLKRFIEEIQLKGYSDNTLKTYRNEFGIYLNYLKEIPAQNRTTEDIRNYVLFCINELKLSEATVHSRINAIKFYYEQVLRRERFLIEIPRPKKPSKLPKVIAPVDIKKLFEVTPNLKHNTMLKLCYGLGLRVSEIVKLKITDIDSKAMQVFIERGKGKKDRYVNLPQSILVQLRSYFVEYKPTVYLFEGQYGGQYSSRSAQQVFKNALLKAKINKTVGIHSLRHSYATHLLEQGTDIRFIQELLGHSDIKTTLLYTEVSDKSIRKIISPLDNL; encoded by the coding sequence ATGAACTGGGAAGCCAAAATTATCACGCACCGAGGCAGCAAACGAATCGCCGTCTATTTCGAAAAAAATGCCGAATGGATTGCCCGAATAAAACAACTCGAAGGCTCCCGCTGGAGTCAAACTCTGGGCGTTTGGCATCTTCCTGATACGGAGGAAAATAGGATTCGGTTTAAAATCAATAGTAACGAAGGAAAATCGGCATTATCCCAAATTCAAGAAAACAATCAACTGGTTTTGAAACGGTTTATTGAAGAAATTCAATTAAAGGGCTACAGCGATAATACCTTAAAGACCTATCGCAATGAATTTGGCATTTATCTCAACTACTTAAAAGAAATTCCTGCTCAAAACCGAACTACCGAAGACATTCGCAACTATGTTTTATTTTGCATTAATGAACTAAAACTATCCGAAGCTACTGTGCATAGTCGCATCAATGCCATCAAATTTTATTATGAACAAGTGTTAAGAAGAGAACGCTTTCTGATAGAAATACCAAGACCAAAAAAACCTTCAAAATTGCCCAAAGTAATTGCTCCTGTTGATATCAAAAAGCTGTTTGAAGTAACTCCCAATTTAAAACACAACACAATGCTTAAACTATGTTATGGTTTAGGACTACGAGTATCCGAAATTGTGAAACTAAAAATAACCGATATTGATAGTAAAGCTATGCAAGTTTTTATTGAAAGAGGCAAAGGCAAAAAAGATCGTTATGTCAATTTGCCCCAAAGTATTTTAGTACAACTCCGTTCGTATTTTGTTGAATACAAACCAACTGTATATTTATTTGAAGGACAATATGGAGGGCAATACAGCAGCCGAAGTGCCCAACAAGTCTTTAAAAATGCATTGCTAAAAGCAAAAATAAACAAAACAGTTGGCATTCACAGTTTGCGGCACAGTTATGCTACCCATTTGTTAGAACAAGGCACTGACATCCGATTTATACAAGAACTCTTGGGACACAGCGATATCAAAACCACTTTGCTCTATACAGAAGTTAGCGACAAAAGTATTCGAAAAATAATTAGCCCTTTGGATAATTTGTAA
- a CDS encoding HU family DNA-binding protein yields the protein MASPPVTKYYPCAVNTGEVDLNRLASIVASQSTVSRADCYAVIVALTQAIGDSLSEGHIVKIEDLGTFQITLQGLPADSPDDLGKSSIKGAKIIYKPSRDLKQTLKQLTYKRMR from the coding sequence ATGGCCTCACCACCTGTAACTAAATACTATCCTTGTGCTGTAAACACAGGCGAAGTTGATCTGAATCGGTTGGCTTCCATTGTGGCTTCGCAATCGACTGTTAGCCGTGCCGATTGTTATGCCGTTATTGTGGCTCTAACTCAAGCTATTGGCGATTCGCTGTCCGAAGGACATATCGTAAAGATTGAGGATCTGGGTACTTTTCAAATCACCTTGCAAGGTTTGCCGGCAGATTCTCCCGACGATTTGGGAAAATCCAGCATCAAAGGAGCCAAAATCATCTACAAACCCTCGAGAGATTTGAAGCAAACGCTAAAGCAATTGACTTATAAAAGGATGCGGTAG